In one window of Macadamia integrifolia cultivar HAES 741 chromosome 2, SCU_Mint_v3, whole genome shotgun sequence DNA:
- the LOC122057867 gene encoding serine/threonine-protein kinase EDR1-like, with amino-acid sequence MYFPVTSHLPGSYGEVYHADWHGTEVAVKKFLDQDLSGDALAQFRCEVRIMLRLRHPNVVLFMGAVTRPPNLSILTEFLPRGSLYRLLHRPNVQLDEKRRLRMALDVAKGMNYLHTSHPTIVHRDLKSPNLLVDKNWVVKVCDFGLSRLQHHTFLSSKSTAGTPEWMAPEVLRNEPSNEKCDVYSFGVILWELATLRMPWSGMNPMQVVGAVGFQNRRLDIPEEVDPTVGQIISDCWQSEPNLRPSFAQLMSRLKCLQHLVVENS; translated from the exons ATGTACTTTCCTGTAACTTCTCATCTTCCAGGTTCATATGGGGAGGTGTATCATGCAGACTGGCATGGCACT GAAGTTGCTGTGAAAAAGTTCTTGGACCAAGATTTATCTGGTGATGCATTGGCGCAATTCAGATGTGAA GTTAGGATCATGCTAAGGCTGCGGCATCCAAATGTTGTTCTTTTTATGGGGGCAGTTACTCGGCCTCCCAATTTGTCAATACTGACAGAGTTTCTTCCCAG GGGGAGTTTATATAGGTTATTGCATCGGCCTAATGTTCAACTTGATGAAAAGCGACGATTGCGAATGGCTCTGGATGTG GCAAAGGGAATGAATTACTTGCACACTAGCCATCCTACTATTGTACATCGTGATTTGAAGTCCCCTAATCTTCTTGTAGATAAAAACTGGGTTGTAAAG GTCTGTGATTTTGGTTTGTCACGTTTGCAACACCACACATTTTTGTCTTCAAAATCTACTGCTGGAACG CCAGAATGGATGGCACCGGAAGTTCTCAGAAATGAACCATCCAATGAGAA GTGTGATGTTTATAGTTTCGGTGTGATCTTGTGGGAGTTGGCTACTTTACGTATGCCATGGAGTGGGATGAATCCAATGCAGGTAGTCGGAGCCGTTGGGTTCCAAAATAGACGCCTTGATATACCTGAAGAGGTTGATCCAACTGTGGGGCAAATCATTAGTGATTGTTGGCAGAG TGAGCCGAACCTGCGACCCTCTTTTGCTCAGCTTATGTCCCGTCTCAAGTGTCTTCAGCACCTAGTAGTCGAAAATTCATAG
- the LOC122093129 gene encoding protein CONSERVED IN THE GREEN LINEAGE AND DIATOMS 27, chloroplastic codes for MAAAFLLPGSGKAPLTVLSGTCPTAQTSTFFFYNDIRCPGNQFQSHNRQQRRRFIPIASSSSSSSSSPSFRNGGGRIPPGTETDCPVPVDQQPVKEYQSLATSFPFSWATGDLPDYSSRLFLTGASFALFVGLPVTWLGVVHPESQPLNCVLGAASSGVVVVTVAVLRMYLGWAYVGNRLLSATVEYEETGWYDGQIWVKTAEVLARDRLLGSYSVKPVLNRLKFTLVGLAASLVLCVVLFLNIDNIESCQKNSYFSSDEAGGRAVPGVYNDESARSFEPDAFCGEPDLDS; via the exons ATGGCTGCGGCGTTTCTGTTGCCTGGCTCCGGCAAAGCACCACTCACAGTGCTCTCCGGTACCTGCCCAACTGCTCAAACGtccaccttcttcttctacaaCGACATCAGATGCCCTGGAAATCAGTTCCAGTCCCATAATCGTCAACAACGCCGGCGTTTCATCCCAATtgcctcttcttcatcatcatcatcgtcatcgccTTCCTTCAGGAACGGAGGAGGAAGAATACCACCAGGAACGGAAACAGATTGTCCCGTCCCAGTGGACCAGCAACCCGTGAAGGAGTACCAGAGCCTAGCCACCTCCTTCCCTTTCTCTTGGGCAACTGGAGACTTACCCGATTATAGCTCTCGTCTCTTCCTCACAGGGGCTTCTTTCGCTCTCTTCGTCGGACTCCCTGTTACTTGGTTGGGCGTCGTTCATCCTGAGTCCCAGCCCCTCAACTGCGTTCTCGGCGCCGCCTCCAGTGGCGTCGTTGTTGTTACCGTCGCCGTACTCCGGATGTACCTCGGTTGGGCTTACGTTGGAAATCGTCTTCTCAGCGCCACTGTCGAGT ATGAAGAAACTGGGTGGTACGATGGCCAG ATATGGGTGAAGACTGCAGAAGTCTTGGCACGAGATCGCCTTCTTGGTTCATATTCA GTCAAACCAGTGTTAAACAGATTGAAATTCACACTAGTAGGGTTGGCAGCATCTTTAGTCTTATGTGTTGTCCTGTTTCTCAACATTGATAACATTGAAAGCTGCCAGAAGAATTCTTACTTCTCTTCTGATGAAGCTGGTGGAAGGGCTGTACCTGGAGTTTACAATGATGAATCTGCTAGATCATTTGAGCCAGATGCTTTCTGTGGTGAGCCTGACCTTGATTCTTAA
- the LOC122069482 gene encoding calcineurin B-like protein 10 isoform X2, producing MEFRMEPGKNSSNLSSSSLTIGERLCAVVIPFIALIEAVIFTLGDCFDCRRPPGKHLFRFPDITQLAKESPFTINEVEALHELFKKLSSSIIDDGFIHKEELQLALFRSPSGENLFLDRVFDLFDEKRNGVIEFDEFVHALSVFHPHTPLEEKIDFAFRLYDLRQTGYIEREEVKQMVIAILSESEMNLPDELVEVIIDKTFADADADMDGKISKEEWKAFALRHPNLLKNMTLPYLKDITTVFPSFVFNTEVED from the exons ATGGAATTTAGAATGGAACCTGGCAAGAACAGCAGCAACCTG AGTTCGAGCTCTCTGACCATAGGTGAGCGTCTTTGCGCGGTGGTTATACCATTTATCGCCTTAATCGAAGCTGTGATATTCACCTTAGGTGATTGCTTCGACTGCCGACGTCCTCCAGGGAAGCATCTTTTCCGATTTCCTGACATTACTCAACTCGCCAAGGAGAGTCCAT ttACGATTAACGAAGTGGAAGCACTGCACGAGCTGTTCAAGAAGCTGAGTAGCTCCATCATTGACGATGGCTTCATACACAAG GAAGAGCTCCAATTGGCATTATTCAGATCTCCATCTGGCGAGAATCTTTTTCTGGATAGG GTTTTTGATCTTTTTGATGAAAAGAGAAATGGTGTTATTGAATTTGATGAATTTGTCCATGCACTCAGTGTCTTCCATCCTCATACTCCattggaagaaaaaattgaTT TTGCGTTCAGGCTGTATGATCTGAGACAAACAGGGTATATTGAGCGGGAAGAA GTTAAGCAGATGGTAATTGCTATCTTGTCGGAGTCTGAAATGAATCTGCCGGATGAACTTGTGGAAGTAATTATTGATAAG ACTTTTGCAGATGCAGATGCTGACATGGATGGgaaaatcagcaaagaagaatGGAAGGCTTTTGCCTTACGACACCCCAACCTTTTGAAGAACATGACTCTCCCTTATCTGAA GGACATCACCACAGTATTTCCAAGTTTTGTTTTTAACACAGAGGTTGAGGACTGA
- the LOC122069482 gene encoding calcineurin B-like protein 10 isoform X1 yields the protein MEFRMEPGKNSSNLQSSSSLTIGERLCAVVIPFIALIEAVIFTLGDCFDCRRPPGKHLFRFPDITQLAKESPFTINEVEALHELFKKLSSSIIDDGFIHKEELQLALFRSPSGENLFLDRVFDLFDEKRNGVIEFDEFVHALSVFHPHTPLEEKIDFAFRLYDLRQTGYIEREEVKQMVIAILSESEMNLPDELVEVIIDKTFADADADMDGKISKEEWKAFALRHPNLLKNMTLPYLKDITTVFPSFVFNTEVED from the exons ATGGAATTTAGAATGGAACCTGGCAAGAACAGCAGCAACCTG CAGAGTTCGAGCTCTCTGACCATAGGTGAGCGTCTTTGCGCGGTGGTTATACCATTTATCGCCTTAATCGAAGCTGTGATATTCACCTTAGGTGATTGCTTCGACTGCCGACGTCCTCCAGGGAAGCATCTTTTCCGATTTCCTGACATTACTCAACTCGCCAAGGAGAGTCCAT ttACGATTAACGAAGTGGAAGCACTGCACGAGCTGTTCAAGAAGCTGAGTAGCTCCATCATTGACGATGGCTTCATACACAAG GAAGAGCTCCAATTGGCATTATTCAGATCTCCATCTGGCGAGAATCTTTTTCTGGATAGG GTTTTTGATCTTTTTGATGAAAAGAGAAATGGTGTTATTGAATTTGATGAATTTGTCCATGCACTCAGTGTCTTCCATCCTCATACTCCattggaagaaaaaattgaTT TTGCGTTCAGGCTGTATGATCTGAGACAAACAGGGTATATTGAGCGGGAAGAA GTTAAGCAGATGGTAATTGCTATCTTGTCGGAGTCTGAAATGAATCTGCCGGATGAACTTGTGGAAGTAATTATTGATAAG ACTTTTGCAGATGCAGATGCTGACATGGATGGgaaaatcagcaaagaagaatGGAAGGCTTTTGCCTTACGACACCCCAACCTTTTGAAGAACATGACTCTCCCTTATCTGAA GGACATCACCACAGTATTTCCAAGTTTTGTTTTTAACACAGAGGTTGAGGACTGA
- the LOC122069482 gene encoding calcineurin B-like protein 10 isoform X3, with protein sequence MEFRMEPGKNSSNLQSSSSLTIGERLCAVVIPFIALIEAVIFTLGDCFDCRRPPGKHLFRFPDITQLAKESPFTINEVEALHELFKKLSSSIIDDGFIHKEELQLALFRSPSGENLFLDRVFDLFDEKRNGVIEFDEFVHALSVFHPHTPLEEKIDFAFRLYDLRQTGYIEREEVKQMVIAILSESEMNLPDELVEVIIDKMQMLTWMGKSAKKNGRLLPYDTPTF encoded by the exons ATGGAATTTAGAATGGAACCTGGCAAGAACAGCAGCAACCTG CAGAGTTCGAGCTCTCTGACCATAGGTGAGCGTCTTTGCGCGGTGGTTATACCATTTATCGCCTTAATCGAAGCTGTGATATTCACCTTAGGTGATTGCTTCGACTGCCGACGTCCTCCAGGGAAGCATCTTTTCCGATTTCCTGACATTACTCAACTCGCCAAGGAGAGTCCAT ttACGATTAACGAAGTGGAAGCACTGCACGAGCTGTTCAAGAAGCTGAGTAGCTCCATCATTGACGATGGCTTCATACACAAG GAAGAGCTCCAATTGGCATTATTCAGATCTCCATCTGGCGAGAATCTTTTTCTGGATAGG GTTTTTGATCTTTTTGATGAAAAGAGAAATGGTGTTATTGAATTTGATGAATTTGTCCATGCACTCAGTGTCTTCCATCCTCATACTCCattggaagaaaaaattgaTT TTGCGTTCAGGCTGTATGATCTGAGACAAACAGGGTATATTGAGCGGGAAGAA GTTAAGCAGATGGTAATTGCTATCTTGTCGGAGTCTGAAATGAATCTGCCGGATGAACTTGTGGAAGTAATTATTGATAAG ATGCAGATGCTGACATGGATGGgaaaatcagcaaagaagaatGGAAGGCTTTTGCCTTACGACACCCCAACCTTTTGA